In Hyla sarda isolate aHylSar1 chromosome 9, aHylSar1.hap1, whole genome shotgun sequence, the following proteins share a genomic window:
- the LOC130291454 gene encoding inositol-tetrakisphosphate 1-kinase-like isoform X2, with the protein MEEPVTSQCITGKRNHGYDVTEVDLTKCLNSQGPFDLIIHKLSDLLVEAGQDLASHHLVQRLQVYLDTHPFTILLDPLPAVHTLLDRFQSYHLLRNLETQQHGVSAVFSPPCVELMSKRSDVVALVRERLTFPIICKTRVAHGPRSHEMSLIFNEKGLKDVMPPCLLQSFINHSATLYKIFVVGSQHFVVKRPSVRNFPQGETDQTTIFFHSHQVSKAESCSHLCQTPLYPDVLPPSDDVVRQVVQSLQGALGMSLFGVDLIVDTQSGRCAVIDVNAFPGYEGVAEFFPALLSHVDKLLKNNKEYKSTLEGSPDGTTSDDLKMDLRSLPEPCKRQVSSTSYFSMRTPAFSADC; encoded by the exons GAATCATGGATACGATGTAACTGAG GTTGACCTCACCAAGTGCCTCAATAGCCAAGGGCCATTTGATCTCATTATCCACAAGTTGTCGGACCTCTTGGTGGAAGCAGGTCAGGACCTGGCATCCCATCACCTTGTCCAGAGGCTTCAG GTCTATCTGGACACTCATCCATTTACCATCCTTCTGGACCCTCTACCTGCTGTGCACACACTTCTTGACCGATTCCAGTCGTATCACCTTCTACGAAACCTGGAGACCCAACAACATG GGGTCAGCGCTGTGTTCTCCCCTCCATGTGTGGAGCTGATGTCCAAACGAAGTGACGTGGTGGCTTTGGTTAGAGAACGACTTACCTTCCCTATCA TTTGCAAAACCCGGGTGGCTCACGGACCGCGCTCACATGAG ATGTCCTTGATTTTCAATGAGAAGGGCTTAAAGGATGTGATGCCCCCTTGTCTCCTCCAGAGCTTCATCAACCACAGTGCCACCCTCTATAAGATTTTTGTTGTGGGGTCGCAGCATTTTGTTGTTAAGCGACCATCCGTACGTAATTTCCCTCAGGGGGAGACAG ACCAAACCACAATTTTCTTTCACAGCCACCAGGTCTCCAAAGCAGAGTCCTGTTCACACCTATGCCAA actcctctgtatcCAGACGTTCTACCGCCATCAGATGATGTTGTCAGACAGGTGGTCCAGAGTCTTCAGGGTGCTCTAGGGATGTCTCTCTTTGGTGTGGATTTAATAGTGGACACTCAGTCTGGTCGTTGTGCAGTTATTGATGTCAATGCCTTCCCAG gatATGAAGGCGTCGCAGAATTTTTCCCAGCTTTACTGTCGCATGTGGACAAACTTCTCAAAAACAACAAAGAATATAAATCTACTTTGGAAGGTTCCCCTGATGGCACTACAAGTGACGATCTCAAGATGGACCTACGATCTCTCCCAGAGCCTTGTAAAAGACAAGTCAGCAGCACATCTTACTTTTCAATGCGTACCCCGGCCTTTTCTGCCGATTGCTGA
- the LOC130291454 gene encoding inositol-tetrakisphosphate 1-kinase-like isoform X1, translating to MPSLHTRKRIGVCLNENKKRKLNFHIFEELCRNHGYDVTEVDLTKCLNSQGPFDLIIHKLSDLLVEAGQDLASHHLVQRLQVYLDTHPFTILLDPLPAVHTLLDRFQSYHLLRNLETQQHGVSAVFSPPCVELMSKRSDVVALVRERLTFPIICKTRVAHGPRSHEMSLIFNEKGLKDVMPPCLLQSFINHSATLYKIFVVGSQHFVVKRPSVRNFPQGETDQTTIFFHSHQVSKAESCSHLCQTPLYPDVLPPSDDVVRQVVQSLQGALGMSLFGVDLIVDTQSGRCAVIDVNAFPGYEGVAEFFPALLSHVDKLLKNNKEYKSTLEGSPDGTTSDDLKMDLRSLPEPCKRQVSSTSYFSMRTPAFSADC from the exons GAATCATGGATACGATGTAACTGAG GTTGACCTCACCAAGTGCCTCAATAGCCAAGGGCCATTTGATCTCATTATCCACAAGTTGTCGGACCTCTTGGTGGAAGCAGGTCAGGACCTGGCATCCCATCACCTTGTCCAGAGGCTTCAG GTCTATCTGGACACTCATCCATTTACCATCCTTCTGGACCCTCTACCTGCTGTGCACACACTTCTTGACCGATTCCAGTCGTATCACCTTCTACGAAACCTGGAGACCCAACAACATG GGGTCAGCGCTGTGTTCTCCCCTCCATGTGTGGAGCTGATGTCCAAACGAAGTGACGTGGTGGCTTTGGTTAGAGAACGACTTACCTTCCCTATCA TTTGCAAAACCCGGGTGGCTCACGGACCGCGCTCACATGAG ATGTCCTTGATTTTCAATGAGAAGGGCTTAAAGGATGTGATGCCCCCTTGTCTCCTCCAGAGCTTCATCAACCACAGTGCCACCCTCTATAAGATTTTTGTTGTGGGGTCGCAGCATTTTGTTGTTAAGCGACCATCCGTACGTAATTTCCCTCAGGGGGAGACAG ACCAAACCACAATTTTCTTTCACAGCCACCAGGTCTCCAAAGCAGAGTCCTGTTCACACCTATGCCAA actcctctgtatcCAGACGTTCTACCGCCATCAGATGATGTTGTCAGACAGGTGGTCCAGAGTCTTCAGGGTGCTCTAGGGATGTCTCTCTTTGGTGTGGATTTAATAGTGGACACTCAGTCTGGTCGTTGTGCAGTTATTGATGTCAATGCCTTCCCAG gatATGAAGGCGTCGCAGAATTTTTCCCAGCTTTACTGTCGCATGTGGACAAACTTCTCAAAAACAACAAAGAATATAAATCTACTTTGGAAGGTTCCCCTGATGGCACTACAAGTGACGATCTCAAGATGGACCTACGATCTCTCCCAGAGCCTTGTAAAAGACAAGTCAGCAGCACATCTTACTTTTCAATGCGTACCCCGGCCTTTTCTGCCGATTGCTGA
- the CCER2 gene encoding coiled-coil domain-containing glutamate-rich protein 2 isoform X4, giving the protein MEVLAESLSSPGPERVSSSCIRILKEEKSQLHAERDSIEEEELKKRANETPKRDPESKRESEHEGSKEYEKIEKVQVKEKEHGTSDEEKVHEMLEEEEEKRNAPVKKGDDDKRNGKEARSDGAAKRKDKKHFSEESDEDSSEEREHERGHQGANDEWYHRNHDGWEEKKRASHIRMAEDPSLEETAQFESEDRGMKYFNTKTHMNGYHGEDKRHVHHPEENEMDRERTYYGQGEDEMERERHHHNGRPGNHEHREEEEEEERELEEMEEREEHRAKERDIHEVEEELRKAAERLQELHRG; this is encoded by the exons AAAAGTCTCAGCTACATGCAGAAAGGGACAGTATAGAGGAAGAAGAGCTTAAAAAGAGAGCGAATGAGACTCCCAAAAGAGATCCTGAGTCTAAAAGGGAATCCGAGCATGAGGGATCCAAAGAGTATGAGAAGATAGAGAAGGTGCAGGTGAAGGAGAAAGAACATGGCACATCAGATGAGGAGAAAGTTCACGAGATGCTAGAGGaagaagaggaaaaaagaaaTGCCCCTGTTAAGAAAGGAGACGATGATAAAAGAAACGGGAAAGAGGCGAGAAGTGATGGGGCAGCCAAGAGAAAAGACAAAAAACACTTCAGCGAGGAGAGCGATGAAGACAGCTCAGAAGAACGGGAGCATGAGAGGGGCCACCAAGGGGCCAACGATGAGTGGTACCATAGGAACCATGATggatgggaagaaaaaaaaagagcttcACACATAAGGATGGCAGAGGACCCCAGTCTGGAAGAGACAGCCCAGTTTGAGTCTGAAGACAGAGGCATGAAATACTTTAACACCAAAACTCATATGAATGGTTACCACGGGGAAGACAAGAGGCATGTCCACCacccagaggaaaatgaaatggacAGAGAGAGAACCTATTATGGTCAAGGGGAAGATGAGATGGAAAGAGAGAGGCACCATCACAATGGAAGGCCTGGAAATCACGAGCaccgagaagaggaggaggaagaggagagagAGTTGGAGGAAATGGAAGAACGGGAGGAACACAGAGCTAAG gAGCGGGACATCCATGAGGTAGAGGAAGAACTAAGGAAGGCAGCAGAACGGCTGCAAGAGCTTCACCGGGGCTAA